A genome region from Pirellulales bacterium includes the following:
- a CDS encoding DUF433 domain-containing protein, with translation MKELTRITLDPAVMGGKACIRGLRVTVGTVVGMLAAGRSRSEILTAYPYLEPEDIDEALAYAAWRVEEREVPLATA, from the coding sequence ATGAAAGAGTTGACTCGCATTACCCTCGATCCGGCCGTCATGGGTGGCAAGGCATGCATCCGCGGCTTGCGGGTCACCGTTGGAACAGTCGTCGGGATGCTGGCGGCGGGACGGTCGCGGAGCGAAATCCTCACGGCATACCCCTATCTAGAGCCTGAAGACATCGACGAAGCACTGGCGTATGCGGCTTGGCGCGTCGAGGAGCGAGAGGTCCCGCTGGCTACCGCATGA
- a CDS encoding biotin/lipoyl-binding protein, translated as MSSASSFDPELIDQTRQQLRTLVHEIEGLSRSEMSPGEFYEGFLTRVVTALAAIGGAIWTLDEGGGLKLAYQMNLQQARLGDNEDDQLRHGRLLHKVAADGQGLLVQPHSGDGENGEAANPTEFLLVLGALKSDQEVQGIVEVFQRAGGRPTVERGYLRFLMQMCDLAGDFLKTRRLRSFADRQIMWSQLEQFTRLVHEGLDPRRTAYTIANEGRRLIGCDRVSVALKRGNRCRVEAISGQELLDNRSNTVTLLGKLASIVVAGGEDLWYSGDTSNLPPQIEESVETYADESHSKMVAVLPLERPRGDKDDENEPPEFLGALVIEQITEDNLTESMRRRIDVVTDHSALALSNAREHNELFLMPVWRAIGKSRWLVQARTLPKTLSIGGAVLVLLVALFVIPMKFQLSGKGTLEPVDKRDVFAEVAGDVDEILVQHGDMVKKDQPLIKLRNNDLDVKLVDTEGKRNAARSQSAAKERLLQEAARSRLSLEEQERLKSEAMQFREQESSYEAQLKLLREELDKLVIRSPINGQVVTWQIREKLLSRPVEMGQLLLTVSNPDKEWELDVLMPEDRMGFVAKAEKDKKEKAAQEKAESGNEVDPRLDASYILATETGTRHYGKVFEIERSAHVQGEEGNVVLLKVTVDKLQHDALELRQGASVNVKVDCGTASIGYCWFHDVISFVQKRILFPLF; from the coding sequence ATGAGTTCTGCCTCCTCCTTTGATCCCGAGTTGATCGACCAGACGCGGCAGCAGCTTCGCACGCTGGTTCATGAGATCGAGGGGCTCTCGCGCTCTGAAATGTCGCCCGGCGAGTTTTATGAAGGGTTTCTCACGCGGGTGGTGACGGCGCTGGCCGCGATCGGCGGCGCGATTTGGACGCTCGACGAGGGGGGCGGTCTGAAGCTCGCCTATCAGATGAATCTCCAGCAAGCGCGGCTCGGAGACAACGAAGACGATCAACTGCGCCACGGCCGCTTGCTCCACAAAGTGGCGGCCGACGGGCAAGGGCTGCTCGTGCAACCGCACTCCGGCGATGGCGAAAATGGCGAGGCCGCCAACCCGACCGAATTCCTGCTCGTGCTCGGCGCGCTCAAGAGCGACCAGGAAGTGCAGGGGATCGTCGAAGTCTTTCAGCGGGCCGGCGGCCGGCCGACGGTCGAGCGCGGCTATCTGCGGTTTCTGATGCAGATGTGCGATTTGGCCGGCGACTTTCTCAAGACCCGCCGGCTGCGGTCGTTCGCCGACCGGCAGATCATGTGGTCGCAGCTCGAGCAGTTCACTCGGCTCGTTCACGAAGGGCTCGATCCGCGGCGGACGGCCTACACGATCGCCAACGAAGGGCGGCGGCTCATCGGCTGCGACCGAGTGAGCGTCGCGCTGAAGCGCGGTAATCGTTGCCGCGTCGAGGCGATCAGCGGGCAGGAACTGCTCGACAACCGCTCGAACACGGTCACGCTGCTTGGCAAGCTGGCGTCGATCGTCGTCGCGGGGGGCGAAGACCTTTGGTATAGCGGCGACACCTCGAACCTCCCGCCGCAGATCGAAGAGTCGGTCGAAACTTATGCCGACGAATCGCATTCCAAGATGGTGGCCGTGCTGCCGCTCGAACGGCCGCGCGGCGACAAGGACGACGAGAACGAACCGCCCGAGTTTCTCGGCGCGCTGGTGATCGAGCAGATCACCGAAGATAATCTGACCGAGAGCATGCGGCGGCGGATCGACGTCGTGACCGACCACAGCGCGCTGGCTCTCTCCAACGCCCGCGAGCACAATGAACTCTTCCTGATGCCGGTCTGGCGAGCGATCGGCAAATCGCGGTGGTTGGTGCAAGCCCGCACGCTGCCGAAGACGCTCTCGATCGGCGGCGCCGTCCTGGTGCTGCTCGTGGCGCTGTTCGTTATCCCGATGAAGTTCCAGCTTTCGGGGAAGGGGACGCTCGAGCCGGTGGACAAGCGCGACGTGTTTGCCGAAGTGGCGGGCGACGTCGATGAGATTCTCGTCCAGCACGGCGATATGGTCAAAAAAGATCAACCGCTGATCAAATTGCGCAACAACGATCTCGATGTGAAGTTGGTAGACACGGAAGGGAAGCGCAACGCCGCCCGATCGCAATCGGCCGCCAAGGAGCGGTTGCTTCAAGAAGCGGCCCGCAGCCGTCTTTCGCTTGAAGAACAGGAGCGGCTCAAGAGCGAGGCCATGCAATTCCGTGAGCAAGAATCGAGCTACGAGGCCCAGCTCAAGCTGCTACGCGAAGAGTTGGACAAATTGGTAATCCGCAGTCCGATCAATGGTCAGGTCGTTACCTGGCAGATTCGGGAAAAATTGCTCAGCCGCCCGGTCGAGATGGGGCAGTTGCTCCTGACCGTGTCCAATCCGGATAAAGAATGGGAACTCGACGTGCTGATGCCGGAAGATCGGATGGGGTTCGTGGCCAAAGCGGAAAAGGATAAGAAAGAGAAGGCGGCGCAAGAAAAGGCTGAATCCGGCAATGAGGTTGATCCCCGGCTCGACGCCTCTTATATCCTCGCCACGGAAACCGGCACCCGGCACTACGGCAAGGTCTTCGAGATCGAGCGCTCCGCGCACGTGCAAGGTGAAGAGGGCAATGTAGTGCTTCTCAAAGTGACCGTCGACAAGTTGCAGCACGACGCGCTCGAGCTGCGTCAGGGAGCTTCGGTCAACGTGAAGGTCGATTGCGGCACCGCTTCGATCGGCTACTGCTGGTTCCACGATGTGATTTCGTTCGTTCAAAAGAGAATTCTGTTCCCGCTGTTTTGA
- the infA gene encoding translation initiation factor IF-1 → MAQKEKEEALEVEGTVQQALANTRFRVQIEGGHIVTAHVAGRMRKNFIRIVPGDKVKVELSPYDLTKGRITFRER, encoded by the coding sequence ATGGCGCAGAAAGAAAAAGAAGAAGCGTTGGAGGTTGAGGGCACGGTGCAGCAAGCGCTGGCCAACACGCGGTTTCGCGTGCAAATCGAAGGGGGCCACATCGTGACCGCCCACGTCGCCGGACGGATGCGAAAAAACTTCATCCGCATCGTGCCGGGAGACAAAGTCAAAGTCGAACTCTCTCCCTACGATCTCACGAAGGGGCGCATCACGTTCCGAGAACGTTGA
- a CDS encoding DUF1643 domain-containing protein, translating to MRYHLRLKEFAAQRDLEVEEEGSDLSIYSHCKRYRYAFARTWLAKGPVMLWVMINPGTGDTEKRRRPTLERCINFTRSWVSDPAGIMLANLFAVRTKKANGLRSIQDRDRVGQHNYDTLDLLSKIVKPKCTIFAWGNWGARYPLPVAVIRLFREPQCLGLAAKDQPCHPLPVPGKTTPVPYLL from the coding sequence ATGCGATACCACTTGCGATTAAAGGAGTTTGCCGCTCAGCGTGACCTTGAAGTAGAAGAGGAAGGGTCCGATCTCTCAATTTACTCGCACTGCAAGCGTTATCGGTACGCATTCGCTAGGACGTGGTTGGCAAAGGGGCCCGTGATGCTTTGGGTGATGATCAATCCCGGCACTGGTGACACTGAGAAGCGGCGGCGACCGACCCTCGAGAGATGTATCAACTTCACGCGCTCGTGGGTCTCCGATCCAGCCGGGATAATGCTCGCCAATTTATTTGCCGTTAGGACCAAGAAGGCGAATGGACTCCGCAGCATTCAGGATCGAGATCGAGTCGGACAGCACAACTATGACACGTTGGACCTGTTGAGCAAAATCGTTAAACCTAAATGCACGATCTTCGCCTGGGGCAATTGGGGTGCGCGATACCCGCTGCCGGTCGCGGTGATTCGATTGTTCCGCGAGCCGCAATGCTTAGGCTTAGCGGCGAAGGATCAGCCGTGTCATCCGCTTCCAGTGCCAGGCAAAACCACCCCGGTGCCATACCTGCTCTAA
- a CDS encoding sigma-70 family RNA polymerase sigma factor, producing MWPQSHETQKLLSDARAGDAEAVNRLLERHRAALRRMIDLRMDHLVQRRVDASDIVQDVLIEAHRRLQDYLEDPVMPFHLWLRHMARDRLIDAHRRHRVAARRSVDREQPLVAAAFLDRSTLDLAGELKDPELTPAAAATWHELQIRFQQAIDTMDEQDREVVLLRHFEHLSNGDVAEVLGLSEPAAGMRYLRAMRRLRVKLQAPKDEQADDK from the coding sequence ATGTGGCCGCAATCGCACGAAACGCAAAAGCTGCTCTCCGACGCTCGGGCCGGAGATGCCGAGGCGGTCAACCGTCTCCTGGAGCGGCATCGAGCGGCGCTGCGACGGATGATCGACCTGCGAATGGATCACCTCGTGCAGCGGCGCGTCGATGCCAGCGACATTGTGCAGGACGTGCTGATCGAGGCCCATCGCCGACTGCAAGACTATCTTGAAGACCCGGTCATGCCGTTTCATCTCTGGCTGCGCCACATGGCCCGGGATCGACTGATTGACGCCCATCGGCGGCACCGGGTGGCGGCGCGGCGCAGCGTCGACCGCGAGCAGCCGCTGGTGGCCGCCGCCTTCCTCGACCGTTCGACGCTCGATCTGGCCGGCGAGCTGAAAGACCCCGAACTCACCCCGGCCGCCGCCGCGACCTGGCATGAGCTACAAATCCGCTTCCAACAAGCGATCGACACGATGGACGAACAAGACCGCGAGGTCGTGCTCCTGCGCCACTTCGAGCATCTCTCGAACGGCGATGTCGCCGAAGTCCTCGGCCTCAGCGAACCCGCCGCCGGCATGCGCTACCTCCGCGCGATGCGCCGGCTGCGCGTGAAGCTACAGGCACCGAAAGATGAACAGGCGGACGACAAATGA
- a CDS encoding aminotransferase class V-fold PLP-dependent enzyme, with product MTDRVDDICPRPAKLPTQPTEPLVEPIYPSSVYRCADPAQAAAMLAGEALGHVYRRDGHPNSELLAEKCRQLHGAPQAAIAASGMGALALALVSQCQQGDHIVVGNQLYGRSFLLLCDEARRLGIATTVVDTCDLEATAAAIIPATKLLVVETITNPLLRVSDIRGLAEIAHRRGALLLVDNTLASPLLCRPLEFGADLVLESLTKIMNGHSDVLLGLLCGREEVWQRVPTTLSTWGWSAAPLDCWLAARGLGTLHLRAERASANALAAARFLAARREVEIVYYPGLAEHHDHELATRQLGGRYGSLVTFTLHGGTEAAARFISAARRIPFCPSLGELSTTLTHPESTSHRAMTPTARESLGIKGGTIRLSVGVESSEFVIEALIEALAAG from the coding sequence ATGACAGACCGAGTTGACGACATTTGCCCCCGTCCCGCTAAACTGCCTACGCAACCAACCGAGCCGTTGGTTGAGCCGATTTATCCGAGTTCGGTCTACCGCTGCGCTGACCCGGCGCAGGCCGCCGCCATGCTTGCGGGCGAAGCACTTGGCCACGTCTACCGCCGCGACGGCCATCCCAATTCCGAACTGCTCGCGGAGAAATGCCGTCAATTGCACGGCGCCCCGCAGGCGGCGATCGCGGCCTCCGGGATGGGCGCGCTGGCCCTGGCCCTCGTCTCGCAGTGCCAGCAAGGGGATCATATCGTCGTCGGCAATCAGCTTTATGGCCGTAGCTTTCTATTGCTCTGCGACGAAGCGCGGCGGCTGGGAATCGCGACGACCGTCGTCGACACGTGCGATCTCGAAGCTACGGCAGCCGCAATCATTCCGGCGACTAAGCTGCTCGTCGTCGAAACGATCACCAATCCACTGCTGCGCGTCTCGGATATTCGCGGCCTCGCCGAAATTGCCCATCGCCGCGGGGCGTTGCTCCTGGTCGATAATACGCTGGCTTCGCCGCTACTCTGCCGGCCGCTTGAATTCGGCGCCGATCTGGTGCTGGAGAGTCTCACAAAGATCATGAACGGCCACAGCGATGTGCTGCTCGGCTTGCTCTGCGGTCGCGAAGAGGTCTGGCAGCGGGTGCCGACTACGCTTTCCACTTGGGGCTGGAGCGCCGCGCCGCTCGATTGCTGGCTCGCCGCTCGCGGGCTCGGCACGCTGCACCTGCGGGCGGAGCGGGCCTCGGCCAACGCGCTCGCCGCGGCTCGATTTCTCGCCGCCCGCCGTGAAGTCGAGATCGTCTACTATCCAGGACTCGCCGAGCACCATGACCACGAGTTGGCCACGCGGCAGCTCGGCGGCCGGTATGGCTCGTTGGTAACATTCACGCTGCATGGCGGCACGGAGGCGGCGGCGCGTTTCATTTCCGCGGCACGCCGCATCCCGTTCTGCCCATCGCTCGGGGAACTTTCGACGACCCTCACCCATCCCGAATCCACGAGCCATCGCGCGATGACCCCAACGGCACGCGAATCGCTCGGCATCAAAGGGGGCACGATCCGCCTCTCGGTCGGCGTGGAGTCGAGCGAGTTCGTTATCGAAGCGCTGATCGAAGCGCTGGCCGCGGGATAG
- the rsmG gene encoding 16S rRNA (guanine(527)-N(7))-methyltransferase RsmG: MPFPSDPAADTLTAALARHGIELPEDQIAQLDRFCLRLWDWNERLNLTRHTDYEKFVRRDVIDAVKLEPFLESGDRVLDVGSGGGLPGVLLAVIRPDLAVTLSDSVAKKARALDAIVKEAGLTIAVRHAPAQNLLDDGEFDTLVVRAVAPMAKLLTWFNPHWDSFSRLLLIKGPSWVDERAAARERRLMQGLRLSKLAAYPLAGTDSESVILEIRPRE, encoded by the coding sequence ATGCCTTTCCCCTCCGATCCTGCCGCCGACACGCTCACCGCCGCGCTGGCGCGGCATGGGATCGAACTGCCGGAGGATCAAATCGCGCAGCTCGATCGCTTCTGCCTACGACTCTGGGATTGGAACGAGCGGCTGAACCTGACGCGGCACACCGACTATGAAAAGTTCGTCCGCCGTGACGTGATCGACGCCGTTAAATTGGAGCCGTTTCTGGAGTCCGGCGACCGGGTGCTCGACGTGGGGAGCGGCGGCGGTCTGCCGGGCGTTTTGCTGGCCGTGATCCGCCCCGATCTCGCCGTGACGCTTTCTGATTCGGTCGCTAAGAAGGCCAGGGCGCTGGACGCCATCGTTAAAGAGGCCGGACTGACGATCGCGGTGCGCCATGCGCCGGCGCAGAATCTCTTGGACGACGGAGAGTTCGACACACTGGTCGTCCGTGCCGTGGCGCCGATGGCGAAGCTGCTGACCTGGTTCAATCCCCATTGGGATTCATTCTCGCGCTTGCTGTTGATCAAGGGACCATCGTGGGTCGATGAGCGGGCCGCCGCCCGCGAGCGGCGGTTGATGCAAGGATTGCGGCTGAGCAAGCTCGCGGCGTATCCGCTGGCCGGCACGGACTCGGAGAGCGTGATTCTGGAGATACGGCCGCGGGAATGA
- the lysA gene encoding diaminopimelate decarboxylase, giving the protein MPSFPTIRTEIAGVPVADLARQFGTPTYIYDSAKIVERINDLRQFDTIRYAQKACSNLAILDLVLRQGALVDAVSAGEIRRALSAGFQPHGNPPPLVYTADLFDRETLDLVVELGLHVNCGSPDMIDQLGARAPGSRITLRINPGFGHGHSQKTNTGGEQSKHGIWHEELTDCLRRADRYGLEIAGLHMHIGSGTDLEHLRHVCEAMERMAREVGRSLTTISAGGGLPVPYRETQSYVDLDAYFQLWDQVRCRLAEAFGHSLTLEIEPGRYLVAESGYLLTEIRAIKRMGDNTFYLVDAGFNNLARPILYGAYHPMSIVPAKGNGSDRALRDVVVGGPLCESGDIFTQEEGGFVSTRELPAAEVGEWLVMEVAGAYGFVMGSNYNSKPLAAELLITDGMPHLVRSRQTFEDLIRGETIPQRE; this is encoded by the coding sequence ATGCCTTCCTTCCCGACCATTCGCACTGAAATCGCCGGCGTTCCGGTTGCCGACCTGGCGCGGCAATTCGGCACGCCGACTTACATCTACGATTCCGCCAAGATCGTCGAGCGGATCAATGACTTGCGGCAGTTCGACACCATTCGCTATGCCCAAAAGGCTTGCTCGAATCTGGCGATCCTCGACTTGGTGCTCCGCCAGGGGGCGCTCGTCGATGCCGTGAGCGCTGGGGAAATCCGCCGGGCGCTCTCCGCCGGCTTCCAACCGCATGGCAATCCTCCGCCGCTGGTCTACACGGCCGACCTCTTCGATCGCGAGACGCTCGATCTGGTAGTCGAACTGGGGCTGCACGTCAACTGCGGCTCTCCCGACATGATCGACCAACTCGGTGCGCGCGCTCCCGGCAGCCGAATCACGCTGCGGATCAACCCCGGCTTCGGCCACGGACATAGCCAGAAGACGAACACCGGCGGCGAGCAATCCAAGCACGGCATCTGGCACGAAGAGCTGACTGACTGCCTGCGCCGGGCCGATCGATATGGCTTGGAGATTGCTGGGCTGCACATGCACATCGGATCGGGGACTGATCTCGAACATCTGCGGCACGTTTGCGAAGCGATGGAGCGCATGGCCCGCGAAGTGGGCCGCTCGCTGACCACGATCAGCGCCGGCGGCGGCTTACCGGTCCCTTATCGCGAGACGCAGTCGTACGTTGATCTCGATGCCTATTTCCAACTCTGGGACCAAGTCCGCTGCCGGCTGGCGGAAGCGTTCGGCCACTCGCTGACGCTGGAGATCGAACCGGGGCGGTATCTGGTGGCGGAATCAGGTTATCTCTTGACCGAGATTCGCGCGATCAAGCGGATGGGAGACAACACTTTCTATCTTGTCGACGCGGGCTTCAACAATCTGGCTCGGCCCATCCTGTACGGGGCGTATCATCCGATGTCGATCGTCCCCGCAAAAGGGAACGGTAGCGATCGGGCGCTGCGCGATGTGGTGGTCGGCGGGCCACTTTGTGAATCGGGCGACATCTTCACGCAGGAGGAAGGGGGTTTCGTCTCGACGCGCGAGCTGCCGGCCGCAGAGGTCGGGGAATGGCTCGTGATGGAGGTCGCCGGTGCGTACGGCTTCGTGATGGGCTCGAACTACAATTCAAAGCCGCTCGCCGCTGAATTGCTCATCACCGACGGCATGCCGCATTTAGTCCGCTCGCGCCAGACTTTCGAGGACCTCATCCGCGGCGAAACGATCCCACAGCGGGAATGA
- a CDS encoding serine/threonine-protein kinase, translating to MSLTTDQHDEKLARVLNELADAQRAGRAPSLEEAAREHPDLADELRDLWGAVMVADAVASHASVAATKSAASSAEPAPLLELPARLGDYELLEEIGRGGMGIVYRARQISLDRIVAVKMILRGTLASLDDLARFRAEAEAAARLDHPNIVPVYEVGEIEGQPYFSMKFVAGTTLARRLAEGPLVPREAAAIMLPVARAIHFAHRQGLLHRDLKPSNILIDEEGQPHITDFGLAKRITDNTGLTHTGAIIGTPSYMAPEQVGGNRGEIGPTSDVYSLGSILYQMLTGRPPFQAASPVDTLLMVLEQDPVPPRLLNVKADRDLEMISLKCLQKPPDLRYPSADALAHDLTAYLAGDPVSARSGGVMQVMSRLFRETHHAPILENWGLLWMWHSVVLFGLCLATNLLSWEGVTNRWLYLWVWAGGLAVWAPIFWWLRRRSGPVTFIERQIAHLWGAAVIASVLLFIIEWMLDLPALKLSPVLGLLAGMVFFVKAGILDGAFYFQAAALFLTAGVMTIWPQFGDTIFGLVSAACFFIPGWKYYRQRRRGMTNAE from the coding sequence ATGTCGCTCACTACCGATCAACATGACGAAAAGCTGGCTCGCGTGCTGAATGAACTTGCCGACGCGCAGCGGGCGGGGCGGGCGCCGAGTTTGGAGGAGGCGGCGCGGGAGCATCCCGATTTGGCCGATGAGCTGCGCGATCTGTGGGGCGCGGTGATGGTGGCGGATGCGGTCGCCTCGCATGCTTCCGTGGCCGCGACCAAATCTGCGGCTTCGTCGGCCGAGCCGGCGCCGCTTTTGGAATTGCCGGCGCGGCTGGGCGACTACGAGCTGCTCGAAGAGATCGGCCGCGGCGGGATGGGGATCGTTTATCGCGCGCGGCAGATCAGCTTGGATCGGATCGTGGCCGTGAAAATGATCCTGCGGGGAACTCTCGCCTCGCTGGATGATCTGGCCCGCTTTCGGGCCGAGGCGGAAGCGGCCGCGCGGCTCGATCATCCCAATATCGTGCCGGTCTATGAAGTCGGCGAGATCGAAGGGCAGCCCTATTTCAGCATGAAGTTCGTCGCCGGCACGACGCTCGCCCGGCGGCTGGCCGAGGGGCCGCTCGTGCCGCGCGAGGCAGCCGCGATCATGCTGCCGGTCGCCCGAGCGATCCACTTCGCCCATCGGCAAGGGCTGTTGCATCGCGACCTCAAGCCCTCGAACATCCTGATCGACGAAGAGGGGCAGCCGCACATCACCGATTTCGGCCTGGCCAAGCGAATCACCGACAACACCGGGCTCACGCACACCGGAGCGATCATCGGCACGCCGAGTTACATGGCCCCCGAGCAGGTCGGCGGCAACCGTGGCGAGATTGGGCCGACGAGCGACGTCTACAGCCTCGGCTCGATCCTATATCAGATGCTCACTGGCCGGCCGCCGTTTCAGGCCGCCTCCCCGGTCGATACGCTGCTGATGGTGCTCGAGCAAGACCCAGTGCCGCCGCGGCTGTTGAACGTCAAGGCCGATCGCGACCTGGAAATGATCTCGCTCAAGTGCCTGCAAAAGCCGCCGGACTTGCGCTACCCCTCGGCCGACGCGCTGGCCCACGATCTGACGGCCTATCTGGCGGGCGACCCGGTCTCCGCCCGCAGCGGCGGCGTGATGCAGGTCATGTCGCGGCTGTTCCGCGAGACGCACCATGCCCCGATTCTCGAAAACTGGGGCCTGCTCTGGATGTGGCACAGCGTGGTGCTATTCGGCCTCTGCCTGGCGACGAACTTGCTATCGTGGGAGGGCGTCACGAACCGCTGGCTGTATCTCTGGGTTTGGGCCGGCGGGCTGGCCGTCTGGGCGCCGATCTTCTGGTGGCTGCGAAGGCGCTCCGGGCCGGTCACGTTCATCGAGCGGCAGATCGCGCATCTTTGGGGCGCGGCAGTGATCGCCAGCGTGCTGTTGTTCATCATCGAATGGATGCTCGACCTGCCGGCGCTCAAGCTATCGCCGGTGCTCGGCCTGCTAGCGGGGATGGTCTTCTTCGTGAAAGCTGGCATCCTGGACGGGGCGTTTTACTTTCAAGCCGCCGCGCTGTTCTTGACGGCCGGCGTGATGACAATTTGGCCGCAATTTGGCGACACGATCTTCGGCCTCGTCTCCGCCGCCTGCTTCTTCATCCCCGGCTGGAAGTATTACCGGCAGCGGCGACGGGGAATGACGAATGCCGAATGA
- a CDS encoding DUF5615 family PIN-like protein, which produces MSIKIVIDMNLSPDWAPVLEHHGWPAVHWSKVGDPRAIDRVIMDWATANDYVVFTHDLDFGTILALTHAQGPSVLQVRAEDVLPDHLEGVVVAALKQHDADLASGALVVVDERKCRVRVLPI; this is translated from the coding sequence ATGAGCATCAAAATCGTGATCGACATGAATCTGTCTCCCGATTGGGCGCCAGTGCTTGAGCATCACGGTTGGCCGGCGGTCCATTGGTCCAAGGTAGGCGATCCGCGAGCCATTGACCGGGTCATCATGGACTGGGCGACCGCGAATGACTACGTCGTGTTTACTCACGACCTGGATTTCGGCACGATTCTGGCCCTGACTCACGCGCAGGGGCCAAGTGTGCTTCAAGTTCGGGCCGAAGATGTGTTGCCGGACCATCTGGAAGGCGTAGTGGTCGCAGCTCTCAAACAGCACGATGCCGACTTGGCTTCGGGCGCTCTCGTCGTAGTCGACGAACGAAAATGCCGAGTTCGCGTCTTGCCCATTTGA
- a CDS encoding ribonuclease H-like domain-containing protein, with product MLTNTFCHIPGIGETTERALWSTGITSWNAVREATPQCLPRHWRDSWSRHIEESGRQYADRNARYFAENLPSSQLWRLFRDFHDSCAFVDIETTGLYAWHKVTTAVIYDGLSVRHYVNGENLDDFPKDLLDYSLLVTYNGRCFDVPFIERFFCVNIPLAHIDLRYALNSLGIKGGLKGCERQVGIARPGLEDVDGFAAVLLWREYERRKNAKALETLLAYNIRDTIALHALMVHAHNEKVKSTPFSDSHSLPSPLLPEPAFEADQQTVARVARPIFAAEPTRVPVGAIWR from the coding sequence ATGTTGACCAACACTTTCTGCCATATTCCTGGTATCGGCGAGACGACCGAGCGGGCCCTGTGGTCGACTGGGATAACCTCTTGGAACGCGGTCCGTGAAGCGACACCGCAATGCCTGCCACGACATTGGCGAGATTCGTGGTCTCGCCATATCGAGGAATCCGGCCGGCAGTACGCGGATCGGAACGCCAGATACTTCGCCGAGAATCTACCGAGCAGTCAGCTCTGGCGACTTTTCCGCGACTTCCACGATTCCTGCGCATTCGTGGACATTGAGACCACCGGGCTGTATGCGTGGCACAAAGTTACAACCGCAGTCATTTACGATGGCCTGTCTGTCCGCCACTACGTCAATGGAGAGAACCTAGACGACTTTCCGAAGGACTTGTTGGACTATTCTCTGCTGGTAACTTATAACGGCCGCTGCTTCGATGTCCCATTCATCGAGCGATTCTTCTGCGTAAATATTCCTCTTGCGCACATCGACTTGAGATATGCGCTTAATAGCCTTGGCATCAAGGGCGGTCTGAAGGGCTGCGAACGCCAAGTGGGTATTGCTCGCCCGGGCCTGGAGGACGTCGATGGCTTCGCCGCGGTTCTGCTTTGGAGGGAGTACGAACGGCGGAAAAACGCCAAGGCCCTTGAAACGCTCTTGGCATACAATATCCGCGATACGATTGCCCTTCACGCACTCATGGTGCATGCACACAACGAGAAAGTGAAGTCAACGCCGTTTTCCGACAGCCACTCGTTGCCATCGCCATTGCTCCCGGAGCCTGCGTTTGAAGCCGACCAGCAGACTGTGGCGCGTGTTGCCCGTCCGATTTTTGCAGCGGAACCGACACGCGTTCCCGTCGGTGCGATTTGGCGTTAA